A stretch of the Filimonas lacunae genome encodes the following:
- a CDS encoding type I restriction endonuclease produces the protein MDFKDTVKQLADRILKHKELVHTEEATKHSFVMPFLQALGYDVFNPLEVVPEFVADLGIKKGEKVDYAIVKDGQPVILIECKHWSADLNPHNSQLFRYFHTTKAKFSILTNGFESRFYTDLDEANKMDEKPFFVFDLNDIRDNHIEELKKFHKAYFDSDTIVSTASELKYVGQLKSLMHAEFNNPTQDFVRHFAKQVYNSGILTQRVMDQFTQLTKKSFQYYINDIITERLKSALQKEEIDQASIAAVEVVSEPDNKIVTTEEELEGFRIVRSILRQYVPVQKICHRDALSYFAILFDDNNRKPICRLYFNGGKKYIGLFDAEKVETKKEIISLDDLFHHADTLIQIVQHYNLSKVAEA, from the coding sequence ATGGACTTTAAAGACACAGTAAAACAGTTAGCTGATCGTATTTTAAAGCACAAAGAATTAGTGCATACAGAAGAAGCTACCAAACACTCTTTCGTAATGCCCTTCCTTCAAGCATTGGGCTATGATGTATTCAATCCATTAGAAGTAGTTCCTGAATTTGTTGCCGACTTAGGTATAAAAAAAGGCGAGAAAGTGGATTACGCCATCGTGAAAGACGGACAACCTGTTATTCTTATTGAATGTAAACATTGGTCGGCAGATCTTAATCCTCACAACTCCCAGTTGTTTCGATACTTCCATACGACAAAAGCAAAATTTTCCATCCTTACTAATGGTTTTGAGTCCAGGTTTTACACTGATTTAGATGAGGCGAACAAAATGGATGAGAAGCCTTTCTTTGTGTTTGATCTGAATGATATTCGGGATAATCATATTGAGGAATTGAAAAAGTTTCACAAAGCTTATTTTGATTCAGATACGATTGTTTCTACAGCTAGTGAACTTAAATATGTTGGGCAACTCAAATCTCTCATGCATGCTGAATTCAACAACCCCACACAAGATTTTGTGCGCCACTTTGCTAAGCAAGTATACAATAGTGGCATCCTTACCCAGCGTGTAATGGATCAGTTTACGCAATTGACTAAAAAGTCTTTCCAGTATTACATTAACGATATTATTACTGAGCGGCTAAAGTCTGCATTGCAAAAAGAAGAGATTGATCAGGCTTCTATAGCAGCTGTAGAAGTTGTTTCGGAACCTGATAATAAAATTGTAACTACAGAAGAAGAGCTGGAAGGTTTTAGAATAGTGCGTTCCATTCTGCGCCAATATGTACCTGTTCAAAAGATCTGTCATCGAGATGCCTTGTCTTATTTCGCCATCCTGTTCGATGACAATAACCGTAAGCCTATTTGCCGCCTGTATTTCAATGGTGGTAAAAAATATATAGGGTTATTTGATGCGGAGAAAGTTGAAACGAAAAAGGAAATCATCTCTTTAGATGACCTGTTTCATCATGCAGATACGTTGATACAGATAGTGCAACATTATAATTTGTCAAA
- a CDS encoding SDR family NAD(P)-dependent oxidoreductase, which translates to MESKGKLQGKVALITGAAKGIGAGIAKRYAAEGAAVVVNYANSKTEAEKVVAAIVANGGKAIALQGNVADAEAVKRLLENTREHFGGLDILVNNAGIYSFAGIEEISETSFHNMFNTNVLGSILTIQQAVKLMGTRGGTIINVGSVVSTLDMPTSLVYTATKYAVDAITRILAKELGPKNIRVNSINPGLIETEGTYASGVMKGEAEKWHLSETPLGRIGQPDDIAKVAVFLASEDSYWVNGEVIAVAGGQR; encoded by the coding sequence ATGGAAAGCAAAGGTAAATTACAGGGCAAGGTAGCCCTTATCACGGGTGCCGCTAAGGGCATAGGCGCAGGTATTGCCAAAAGATACGCCGCAGAAGGCGCAGCGGTAGTAGTGAACTACGCCAATAGTAAAACAGAAGCCGAAAAGGTAGTGGCGGCTATTGTAGCCAATGGCGGCAAGGCCATTGCCCTGCAGGGTAATGTAGCGGATGCGGAAGCCGTGAAAAGGCTACTGGAAAATACACGGGAGCATTTTGGCGGTCTGGATATACTGGTGAATAACGCGGGCATCTACTCCTTTGCGGGCATCGAGGAAATTAGCGAAACCTCTTTTCACAATATGTTTAACACCAACGTACTGGGCAGCATACTTACTATTCAGCAGGCAGTAAAATTAATGGGTACGCGGGGCGGCACTATTATCAATGTAGGATCGGTGGTAAGCACGCTTGACATGCCCACCTCCCTGGTATACACTGCCACCAAATATGCAGTAGATGCTATCACACGCATTCTTGCCAAAGAGCTGGGGCCTAAAAACATTCGCGTTAACTCCATCAATCCCGGTTTAATTGAAACAGAAGGCACCTATGCTTCGGGTGTAATGAAGGGGGAAGCGGAAAAATGGCATTTATCAGAAACACCGCTGGGTCGTATAGGGCAGCCGGATGATATAGCTAAAGTAGCTGTATTCCTGGCCTCGGAAGATAGCTATTGGGTAAATGGTGAGGTGATTGCCGTAGCAGGCGGACAGCGGTAA
- a CDS encoding serine hydrolase domain-containing protein, whose protein sequence is MFKHCHILLHCILAASFTTLYAQPAYKPSYQQLKKYEGTYEYINHTTLQIAASPKDTLLYAIIGEARYPLFPHQKDVFLNGSKQKVTFQYTNNTLTGYTVANGQRDSLYRLLTRKVSFSNKMWFAKGNGTQPFTYQYQIPPNRHDGLIPGSLYRSGLDTSNIHLLMNRIVNNTYPDIHSVLLVKDGKLILEEYFYEYDESTLHQLRSATKSFASAIIGLAIDKKLIADVHQKVLPYFPEYQLQHVDNVKKDISIYHLLTQQSGLACDDRNDNSPGNETKMYPANDWVQYILDLPMIDTPGKAGRYCSGNTMITDRIAEKVSGQSLARFAQENLFTPLGITHFQWPFVPDKTHQESFGQLYLRPRDMAKFGLLYLNNGIWNGRQVISSEWVQQSLTRHSVVDGMDYGYFWWLEPLTVKGRTYQGMAAKGNGGQRIFIWPEIHMVAVVTAGSYNQQSAANRLLMECVLSAL, encoded by the coding sequence ATGTTTAAGCATTGCCATATCCTACTCCACTGCATCCTGGCAGCATCCTTCACCACACTGTACGCCCAGCCCGCCTACAAACCCAGCTACCAGCAATTAAAAAAGTACGAGGGCACCTACGAGTACATCAACCACACCACGCTACAGATAGCCGCATCGCCCAAAGACACCTTACTCTACGCCATTATAGGAGAAGCACGCTACCCGCTTTTCCCGCATCAGAAAGATGTGTTTCTAAACGGCAGTAAACAAAAGGTAACATTTCAATACACCAATAACACCCTCACCGGCTATACAGTGGCCAACGGGCAGCGGGACAGTCTGTACCGTTTACTTACGCGCAAGGTTAGTTTTTCTAACAAAATGTGGTTTGCTAAAGGCAATGGCACGCAGCCTTTCACCTATCAGTATCAAATACCTCCTAACAGACACGATGGGCTTATTCCCGGCTCGTTATACCGCTCGGGGCTGGACACTTCCAATATACATCTGCTCATGAACAGGATAGTGAACAATACCTACCCGGATATACACAGCGTGTTGCTGGTAAAAGACGGCAAACTGATACTGGAAGAATACTTTTATGAGTACGATGAAAGCACATTACACCAGCTACGGTCTGCCACCAAAAGCTTTGCTTCGGCCATTATAGGATTAGCGATTGATAAAAAGCTGATTGCAGACGTTCACCAAAAGGTGTTGCCTTATTTCCCGGAATACCAGCTGCAACATGTAGACAACGTTAAAAAAGACATCAGCATTTATCATTTACTCACACAGCAATCGGGATTGGCCTGTGATGACAGAAACGACAATTCCCCCGGCAATGAAACAAAGATGTACCCGGCCAACGACTGGGTGCAATACATACTGGATTTGCCTATGATTGACACGCCCGGTAAAGCAGGCCGTTATTGCAGCGGCAACACTATGATAACAGACAGGATAGCCGAAAAAGTGTCCGGGCAATCCTTAGCACGCTTTGCGCAGGAAAACCTGTTTACCCCACTGGGCATTACGCATTTTCAATGGCCGTTTGTTCCGGACAAAACACACCAGGAATCGTTTGGGCAACTCTACCTGCGTCCTCGTGATATGGCTAAGTTTGGGCTACTGTATCTCAACAACGGCATATGGAATGGACGCCAGGTAATATCCTCTGAATGGGTACAACAATCCCTCACCCGGCATTCAGTAGTAGACGGTATGGATTATGGTTATTTCTGGTGGCTGGAACCGCTCACCGTAAAGGGACGCACTTACCAGGGCATGGCGGCAAAGGGCAATGGCGGGCAACGCATTTTTATCTGGCCCGAAATACACATGGTAGCGGTAGTAACAGCCGGCAGCTATAATCAGCAGTCGGCCGCTAACCGGCTATTGATGGAATGCGTGTTAAGCGCGTTGTAA